The following DNA comes from Caulobacter mirabilis.
GATGGACGGCAGCAAGTTCGGCATGGGCCTGCGCAGCCAGCGCTACTCGGCGATCGTCAAGGACGGCGTCGTGAGCACGCTGAACGTCGAGGCCGGCGGCGAGTTCAAGGTCTCGTCGGCGGACTACATGCTGGCGCAGCTGTAGGTCCAGCTGGGGACATGCTCCCGAAGGGTGCGTGTCCCCTGAAGGGCGGGGACATGTACGCTGCGCGAACATGTCCCCGAAGGCTTCAAGGCGCTACAGCGCCTCTTCCAGCACCGCCGCGCCCTGGACCACCGCCGGCACGAGCCCTGGCGCGCCCGCCAGCACCTGCTCGGCGTAGAAGCGGTCCAGGCGGGCGTAGTCCTCGCCCTCGCCGGCCATCTTCGACAGCATCCAGCCGCCGACCACGTCGCCCGCCAGCTTGAGGTAGGGCGTCGCCCCCGCCAGCGCGTCCGGCGCGCCCTTGTGGGCGATCAGCCAGTCGGTGGCCTCTTCCAGCGCCGCCACGCCGGCCAGCAGCCGCGCATTGCCCACCGCCTCGGCGCGGATCTCCGCGATCAGGCCGCGGATCGCCGCCCCGCCGGCCATCGACAGCTTTCGCCCGATCAGGTCCATGGCCTGGATGCCGTTGGTGCCTTCGTAGATCGGCAGAATGCGAGCGTCGCGATAGTGCTGGGCCGCGCCGGTCTCCTCGATGAAGCCCATGCCGCCGTGCACCTGCAGCGCCAGCGACGCGGCCTCGACGCCCATGTCGGTCGACCAGCCCTTGGCGATCGGCGTCAGAAGCTCTTCGCGCAGCTTGGCGGTCTCGCGCGCTTCCGGCGTGGCGGCGTGGCGCGACAGGTCGGCGGCGACGGCGGTGGCCAGACAGATCGCCCGCGCCGCCTGGGTTTTGGCCTTGATCAGCAGCAGGGTGCGACGCACGTCCGGATGGTCGTGGATCGGCGCGGGATTGGCCCCGGTCCAGGCCGAACGGCCCTGCTTGCGCTCGCGGGAGAATTCCAGCGCCTGCTGGTAGGCGCGCTCGGCGATGGCCACGCCCTGGGTCCCGACCTGGAGCCGCGCGGCGTTCATCATCGTGAACATGGCGGCCAGGCCGTTGTTCTCCTCCCCGACCAGCTCGGCCTTGGCCCCCTCGAACGCCATCACGCAGGTGGGCGAGGCGTGGATGCCCAGCTTGTGCTCGACCCCGACCGGCCGCACGTCGTTGCGCGCGCCGACATCGCCTCCGTCGCCGACCAGGAACTTCGAAGCCAGGAACAGCGAGATGCCGCGGCTGCCCGCCGGCGCGTCCGGCAGACGCGCCAACACCAGGTGGACGATGTTGTCCGTGGCGTCGTGGTCGCCCCAGGTGATGAAGATCTTCTGGCCCGTCAGACGATACCCCCCCTCGCCGTCCGGTTCGGCGCGAGTGGTCAGGGCGGCCAGGTCCGAACCGGCCTGCGGCTCGGTCAGGTTCATGGTCCCGGTCCATTCGCCGC
Coding sequences within:
- a CDS encoding acyl-CoA dehydrogenase, with amino-acid sequence MTYRPPLRDLAAALKAAGYDRLGEAFPEADEATAAAILEAAGEFAADVIAPLNRPGDLAGATYANGAVTAAPGYADAYRQYALGGWNSLSAEPEFGGQGLPKALEIGMFEMIQAASLAFGLCPMLTQGAIEALTAHGTDRQKALYLPKLVSGEWTGTMNLTEPQAGSDLAALTTRAEPDGEGGYRLTGQKIFITWGDHDATDNIVHLVLARLPDAPAGSRGISLFLASKFLVGDGGDVGARNDVRPVGVEHKLGIHASPTCVMAFEGAKAELVGEENNGLAAMFTMMNAARLQVGTQGVAIAERAYQQALEFSRERKQGRSAWTGANPAPIHDHPDVRRTLLLIKAKTQAARAICLATAVAADLSRHAATPEARETAKLREELLTPIAKGWSTDMGVEAASLALQVHGGMGFIEETGAAQHYRDARILPIYEGTNGIQAMDLIGRKLSMAGGAAIRGLIAEIRAEAVGNARLLAGVAALEEATDWLIAHKGAPDALAGATPYLKLAGDVVGGWMLSKMAGEGEDYARLDRFYAEQVLAGAPGLVPAVVQGAAVLEEAL